CAGCACGCCCTCGGGCACGGGCATGAGCCCGTCACGCACCGCGGGGGTCGTGACGACCGGCGTCCCCGTCGCGAGCGCGTGCACCACCTTGTTCTGCACGCCCGCCGCGAACCGGTGCGGCGCGACGAACACGGCGGCGCGGTCGAACGCGTCCTCGAGCCGCGGCACGTACCCCACCCGATTCACGCCGGGGCCTCGCGCCCAGGAACCGAGCCCCTCCGCGCCCTTGCCCGCCAGATCGAGGGTGGCCTCGGGCACGGCCGCGCGCACGCGCGGGAGGATCTCCTGCACGAGGAATCGAACCGCGTCTCGATTGTGGAAGACCTCGTGGAATCCGAGGAAGAGAAGCCTCGCCGGATCGCGGCCGGTCGCGCCCTGGGCGCCGTTGCCGTTCCGGACGATCGGGGTGGCGGCCGCGGGAAGCGTCGCGAGCCCGTTCGGGACGACGGCGATCGAAGCCGTGGGCGCGATGCGTCGGAGCATCGCGCGTTCGGCCTCGCTGATCACCCAGCACTCGTCGAACCGCGGTGCGATCAGCGCCTCGTAGCGCTCGATGCGCCGCCGCTCCTCGCGATAGAGCCAGAGATCCGGTCCGCTCCGGTACGGGAGCGAGCGCTCGATACCGGCGGAGATCACGTCGGTGAGATCCAGGATCCAGCGCGCTCGATGCGACGCCATCCGGTCGAGCGCGTAGGGCGCCATCCGGAAGAGATGCGTCACCACCACGTCGGGGCGCGCGCCCCGGAGTGCCTCGCCCACCCGCTGCCGCATGCGGCTCGAGCGGTAGTACGCCGCCTGCAGCGGAACGCCCGAGGTCAGCGCTTGCGCCGAGCGAAACGTGGAGACGATCCGCGGCAGCCGCACGATCCGGATCGACGCGAGAAGCCGCGTGAGCGGCCGGATGTCCTCCGGCATTCGCTCCCCGCAATCGAACGTGACGAGGTGAACCTCGTGACCGGCTTCGGCGGCGGTGCGGATCAGGTGGTGGACGCGGAACCGATCTCCGCCTTCCGGCGGAAACGGCATGCGGGAGGTCAGGAAGACGACGCGCATGGGCGGCAGTGTAGCATGATCGCCTCTCGGTACACCGTCTCGACGCGAGCGCTGATTTCGTCCCATCGATAGTCGTCTCCGATCGAGTTCCGGATGCGGCCTGGCGGGGTCCGGAGAACGCGCTGGAGCGCCTGGCGCCAGGCGCGGGGGGTTCGGGGGAGCATCTCCCCGTTCTGGCCGGAACGGACCACGTCGGACGCCACGCCCACGTCGTGGGTGAGCACGTAGAGCCCGCCGGCGAGCATGTCCAGGAGCGCGATCCCTCCACCTTCGTAGTAGGAAGGCACCGCGCCGAGGTCGGCCGCGTGGATCCACTCGATCACGTCGGTGTGAGGCAAGGGTCCGGTCACGATCCGCCGCTCCCGCCGGCTCGGAGATCCACCTCCCACGGTGACCCAGATCACATCCCGCGAGAGGTCGGCCGGCTCGTCCCAGACCCGTTCCAACAGGTCGAACCCCTTCACGTAGTCCTTTCTCCCGATGGTCAGGAGGACCACCGTATCGGGCGCGATTCCGTGCTTCCGGCGCCAAGCGTCCCGGCCCTCGCGTGGAGGATCGAAGGAAGCTCCGTTCGGGATCACGTGGAAGCGGCCCGATTCGACCCGATGGAGTCGCGCGAGGTCTTCCGCGAGCGCCCGGGAGACCGCGATCCAGCTCCCGGCGCGACGAAGGGACGCGCGCTCCTCGGCAAGCGCCCGGTAATTGGCCGGATTCACGAGGGTCCGGAGCCGGCCCATGCGAACGTAGGTCTCCATCTTGGCCGCCACGGAGAAGTGGAACGTCCGAACGCGATGGGCCGGTCCCGCGACGCTCTCGGGCCAGGGACCTCCGTGGTGGTGCAGGATGTCGTACCCGGCGGGCGCGGGCGCGGCGACCAGACGGTGCGGCGGGAGGTGGCCCGGTCGCGCCAGGATCTCGACCTCGTGCCCGCGCGACGTCAGGTGGCGCGAGAGCTCGAGCACGTGGGTCTCGAGCCCGCCGGGGAGCGAGAGATCGACGCCGGCGGAGAGGAGGATTCTCACGCGGCGCGGGCGCGGGCGCGACGGCCTCGCGCCGTGAGCGGGAGCCCCCACGTGAGGAGCCACCACGGAAGCGCCCGGCTCCACGAACGCGGATCGGAGAGCGCGCGGCCGAGATAGCGGCGAGCCTCGCGCGCGAGGCCCTCCCGGGCGTGGATCTCGCCGAGATAGAAGGCGAGACGCCCTGCGTGCCGGTAGCGCTCGAGCATTCGCTCCGCCGACGGGCACGATTCGAGGAGCGCGATCGAGTCGCGCCCCTCGAGCCGGCGCTCGTCCGCGAACGCGCGCGCGGCGGCGGCGTAGAAGAGCTGGTCCGTGCGGGCGCGGGCGAAGACTCCGCCCGGGTGGCTCCTCCACTCGTAGAGCGATTCCGGAAGGTTGACGAGCGCGGCGTCCGGCCCCATGCGGAGCCAGAGATCGAAGTCCTGCGACGCGCGAAACGCCGCGCGATAGCCGCCCGCGCGCTCGTACGCATCCCGGCGCATCATCACGGAGCCGTGCACGAAGGGAGTCGCCCGGAGCAGCGTGCGCCGGATCGAGGCGGCGTCCGCCGGGACCGGATACGCCTGGATCGGACTCCCTTGCGCGTCGATCACCGTCGCCGCCGTGCCGAGCACGGCGGTGGCGGGATGCGCTTCGAGGTGCGCGACCTGACGCGCGATGCGCTCGGGATGCGAGCGGTCGTCGTCGTCCTGCCGCGCGAGATACACGCCACGCGCTTCGTTCGCGGCCTTCGCGAGCGCTCCGGCGAGGCCGATCCCCTCCGTGCGGAGAAGGCGCGCGCCGGAGTGGCGGCGCGCGAACGCGGCCAGGATCTCGGACGTGCGGTCGCTCGAGCCGTCGTCCACGGCGACGATCTCGATCGCGGGGTAGCTCTGCGCCTCGAGGCTCGCGAGGGACTCCTCCAGGTATCGAGACCCGTTCCGGCTCGCGAGGAGGACGCTGACGAGGGGTGGTTCCGTCATGGAATCTCCACGTGGAATTCGCGCGCCCAGAGCTCGAGCGTGGCGAGCCCCCAGAGCCGGTACGGCGCATGCGGATCCGCCGCGCCCGAGTGGAACCGGTCGCGCTCGCTTCGGAGCGCGCCGGGACGATAGAGCGCCCCCGTGGCCTGGGGATCGAGGAGGAGCGAGTCGAGCCAGCCCGCGAGCGGTCCCCGGAGCCACCGCTCGAGCGGGAGCTGGAAGCCCTGCTTGGGCGCGCGCAGGATCTCGTCCGGGACGCGCCCTCGCGCGAGCCGGCGCAGGATCGGCTTCGTGCGGAACGGATGCGCGCGCCTCGACGGCGGGAGCGGCGCGACCCTCTCGAAGAACCGATGGTCCAGGAAGGGCGAGCGGTTCTCGAGTCCGTGCGCCATGGACGCGAGATCCACCTTCACGAGGAGATCGTCGGGAAGGTACGCGTTCGTGTCCCAGGAGAAGAGCGCGGACGTGAGGTCGTCCGCGACGGGGCCGATTCCATCCGGACCGGCGCCGCCGGCGCCGTTCGTGAAGATCGCGGCCGCCTGATCGGAGGTCATCACGGACGTGAGCCGCCGGGCCGCGCGTCCGTACTCGCGCTTCGAGACCGCGTCGAAGAAGGAATCCAGGTAGTCGCGTCCCGCGTACAGGCGGCGCGCCAGGCGGAGCCCTCCCGGAACCGTGGCCGCGAGGTCGAGCCGGCGCGCGAACGGGTAGCGCGCGTAGCCCCCGAAGAGCTCGTCCCCGCCGTCCCCGTTCAGGATCACGGTCACGTGGCGCGACGCCTCCCGCGCGATGAGATAGGTGGTCACGATGGCGCTGTCCCCGAGCGGCTCGCCGAAGTGGCGGAGGATGCGCGGCACCTCCTCGGCCACGTCGGCGCGGATGTCGAGGACGGTGTGCTCGTCCGCGTACCGCGCCGCGCCCGCGCGCGCGAGCTCGCGCTCGTCGGGCAGCCCCTCGAATCCCACCGTGAACGCCCGGATGGGCCGGTGCCCCGCGCGATGGAGCGCGGACAGCACGGTGTTCGAGTCGATCCCGCCGCTCAGGAAGACGCCGATCGGCACGTCGCTCACGGTCCGCAGCCGCGTCGCGTCGACGAGGAGGTCGTCGAGCTCGCGGTCCAGCGCCTCGTCGTTCCGCGGAGGCACCGCGGCGCCGTTCGGCCAGGCGGGAATCGACCAGTAGCGGCGGGGCTCGAGCGGATCCCGTCCTTCCCGCGCGCCGGCCGGCGCTCCGGCCGGGATCTCGAGCGTCGAGGCCGGTGGCAGCTTGCGGATTCCGTCGATCATCGACGCGGGCGCGGGGACGTAGAGATGGCGCGCGTAGGAGCAGAGCGCCGCGGGGTCGAGCCTGGGCCGCACGAACGGAAGCCGGAGGAGCGCGGCCGCTTCGGATGCGAACGCGAGCCACTCGGGCGTGCGCACGTAGAGGAGCGGCTTCTTTCCGAGCCGGTCGCGGGCCAGGAGGATCGTCCCCGCACGGCGGTCGTATCGCGCGAGCGCGAACATCCCCTTCACGCGGGCGAGCGCGCCGGCCCCCCACCTCGCGAGCGCCTCGACGAGCACTTCCGTGTCGGACCGCGAACGGAACGCCACGCCCTCGCGCTCGAGGTCGAGGCGGATCTCCGCGTGATTGTAGATCTCTCCGTTCACGATCAGCAGGTGATCGCCGGATCCCGAGGCCATGGGCTGGCGGCCTCCCTCGCTCCGGTCGATGATCGCGAGGCGCGTGTGCGCGAGGAGGACACGGGAATCCGAGAACACGCCGTCTCCGTCGGGACCCCGGTGCTTCAAGGCGCGCGTGAGGATCGCGCCCCACTCCGGATCGGGAGGGCGTTCGGTGAGGGAGACGATACCGGCGATGCCGCACATCCGAGGCGCGAGTGTATCATGCTGCCGTGGACGCGGCCCTCTGGATCGACCGGCTGAACCGGATCGTCGTCAGCGCGGGAGGTCCGATCTTCTCGGCGATCACGGGCGTGATCCGGAACAAATGGCTCGCCGTCCACCTGGATGTCGCCGGCATCGGCATTCTCGCGCAGGTGGCCTCCGGATCCACGTGGCTCGGCCTCGCCTCCGGACTGGGGCTGGCGCTCCCCCTCACGCGCTCGGTCGCCGCGGCATCGAGCCGGGACGACGACGCGGCCGCGAGGC
This portion of the Candidatus Eisenbacteria bacterium genome encodes:
- a CDS encoding glycosyltransferase family 4 protein, with the protein product MRVVFLTSRMPFPPEGGDRFRVHHLIRTAAEAGHEVHLVTFDCGERMPEDIRPLTRLLASIRIVRLPRIVSTFRSAQALTSGVPLQAAYYRSSRMRQRVGEALRGARPDVVVTHLFRMAPYALDRMASHRARWILDLTDVISAGIERSLPYRSGPDLWLYREERRRIERYEALIAPRFDECWVISEAERAMLRRIAPTASIAVVPNGLATLPAAATPIVRNGNGAQGATGRDPARLLFLGFHEVFHNRDAVRFLVQEILPRVRAAVPEATLDLAGKGAEGLGSWARGPGVNRVGYVPRLEDAFDRAAVFVAPHRFAAGVQNKVVHALATGTPVVTTPAVRDGLMPVPEGVL
- the asnB gene encoding asparagine synthase (glutamine-hydrolyzing) translates to MCGIAGIVSLTERPPDPEWGAILTRALKHRGPDGDGVFSDSRVLLAHTRLAIIDRSEGGRQPMASGSGDHLLIVNGEIYNHAEIRLDLEREGVAFRSRSDTEVLVEALARWGAGALARVKGMFALARYDRRAGTILLARDRLGKKPLLYVRTPEWLAFASEAAALLRLPFVRPRLDPAALCSYARHLYVPAPASMIDGIRKLPPASTLEIPAGAPAGAREGRDPLEPRRYWSIPAWPNGAAVPPRNDEALDRELDDLLVDATRLRTVSDVPIGVFLSGGIDSNTVLSALHRAGHRPIRAFTVGFEGLPDERELARAGAARYADEHTVLDIRADVAEEVPRILRHFGEPLGDSAIVTTYLIAREASRHVTVILNGDGGDELFGGYARYPFARRLDLAATVPGGLRLARRLYAGRDYLDSFFDAVSKREYGRAARRLTSVMTSDQAAAIFTNGAGGAGPDGIGPVADDLTSALFSWDTNAYLPDDLLVKVDLASMAHGLENRSPFLDHRFFERVAPLPPSRRAHPFRTKPILRRLARGRVPDEILRAPKQGFQLPLERWLRGPLAGWLDSLLLDPQATGALYRPGALRSERDRFHSGAADPHAPYRLWGLATLELWAREFHVEIP
- a CDS encoding glycosyltransferase family 4 protein, which codes for MRILLSAGVDLSLPGGLETHVLELSRHLTSRGHEVEILARPGHLPPHRLVAAPAPAGYDILHHHGGPWPESVAGPAHRVRTFHFSVAAKMETYVRMGRLRTLVNPANYRALAEERASLRRAGSWIAVSRALAEDLARLHRVESGRFHVIPNGASFDPPREGRDAWRRKHGIAPDTVVLLTIGRKDYVKGFDLLERVWDEPADLSRDVIWVTVGGGSPSRRERRIVTGPLPHTDVIEWIHAADLGAVPSYYEGGGIALLDMLAGGLYVLTHDVGVASDVVRSGQNGEMLPRTPRAWRQALQRVLRTPPGRIRNSIGDDYRWDEISARVETVYREAIMLHCRPCASSS
- a CDS encoding glycosyltransferase, translated to MTEPPLVSVLLASRNGSRYLEESLASLEAQSYPAIEIVAVDDGSSDRTSEILAAFARRHSGARLLRTEGIGLAGALAKAANEARGVYLARQDDDDRSHPERIARQVAHLEAHPATAVLGTAATVIDAQGSPIQAYPVPADAASIRRTLLRATPFVHGSVMMRRDAYERAGGYRAAFRASQDFDLWLRMGPDAALVNLPESLYEWRSHPGGVFARARTDQLFYAAAARAFADERRLEGRDSIALLESCPSAERMLERYRHAGRLAFYLGEIHAREGLAREARRYLGRALSDPRSWSRALPWWLLTWGLPLTARGRRARARAA